One region of Labrus mixtus chromosome 1, fLabMix1.1, whole genome shotgun sequence genomic DNA includes:
- the ulk3 gene encoding serine/threonine-protein kinase ULK3: protein MSSPGFISLQPQPARTFDVAVAMASTSSFAPPKLSGFILTERLGSGTYATVYKAYRKGDSREAVAVKVVAKKTLNKSSTENLLTEIEILKTMRHPHIVQLKDFQWDAENIYLILEWCSGGDLSSFIRSRRLLPERVARRFLQQMACALQFLHERNISHLDLKPQNILLSSSVLKLADFGFAQYMSPWDEQSALRGSPLYMAPEMVCRRQYDSRVDLWSVGVILYEALFGRAPFASRSYAELEEKIRSNQPIELPPGARVSKDCRDLLLRLLDRNPDARITFAEFFAHPFVDLEHMPSAESIVKAKELVLQAVQKDQEGEKSAALSLYCSALEHFVPAVHYETDRQRKDALRQKVSQYASRAEELKALVASDNRLSFEEARTSRDVLREMSRDQPRLLAALEMASTAIAKEESGADDQEALDVYQQCLGELLLALAAEPQGRRRELLHSEIQSLMSRAEYLKKHIKMRETQRDASLDREPLADSVKSSCCVQ, encoded by the exons ATGTCCTCTCCTGGATTTATCAGCCTACAA CCACAGCCTGCTCGCACATTTGATGTCGCTGTCGCCATGGCGTCCACCTCCAGCTTCGCTCCACCAAAACTGTCTGGCTTCATCCTCACCGAGCGGCTGGGCAGCGGCACCTACGCTACGGTCTACAAAGCCTACAGGAAG GGCGACAGTCGGGAGGCGGTGGCGGTGAAGGTGGTCGCGAAGAAAACTCTGAACAAATCGTCGACAGAAAACCTGCTGACGGAGATCGAGATCCTCAAGACGATGCGTCATCCTCACATCGTCCAGTTAAAAGACTTTCAG tGGGACGCTGAGAACATTTATCTCATCCTGGAGTGGTGTTCTGGTGGAGATCTCTCCAGCTTCATCCGCAGCCGCAGACTTTTACCCGAGAGGGTCGCACGCCGCTTCCTGCAACAGATGG CCTGCGCGCTCCAGTTTCTTCATGAGAGAAACATTTCTCACCTGGACCTGAAGCCCCAGAATATTCTGCTCAGCAGCTCGGTCCTCAAACTAGCAG ATTTCGGTTTCGCTCAGTACATGTCTCCGTGGGACGAGCAGAGCGCCCTGAGAGGCTCTCCTCTCTACATGGCTCCTGAGATGGTGTGTCGACGTCAGTATGACTCCCGGGTCGACCTGTGGTCGGTGGGAGTCATCCTTTACG AGGCTCTATTTGGGCGAGCTCCGTTCGCATCAAGGTCGTACGCCGAGTTGGAGGAAAAGATTCGGAGTAACCAACCTATCGAG CTCCCTCCCGGGGCCAGGGTTTCCAAGGACTGCAGAGACCTTCTGTTGCGGCTGCTCGACAGAAACCCAGACGCCCGGATCACCTTTGCAGAGTTCTTCGCCCACCCCTTTGTGGATCTGGAGCACATGCCGAGCGCAGAGAGCATAGTGAAAGCG AAGGAGCTGGTCCTGCAGGCCGTGCAGAAGGACCAGGAGGGGGAGAAGTCggccgctctctctctgtactgCAGTGCCCTCGAGCACTTTGTCCCCGCTGTTCACT ACGAGACGGACCGACAACGTAAAGATGCCCTCAGGCAGAAG GTCAGCCAGTACGCGTCCAGAGCCGAGGAGCTGAAAGCCCTGGTGGCCTCCGACAACAGACTGAGCTTTGAGGAGGCGCGGACCTCCAGAGATGTCCTGCGAG aaATGTCTCGAGACCAACCCCGGCTGCTGGCTGCTCTGGAGATGGCCTCCACTGCCATCGCTAAG GAGGAGAGTGGAGCGGACGATCAGGAGGCCCTGGATGTTTACCAACAGTGTTTAGGAGAGCTTCTGCTGGCGCTCGCAG CCGAGCCGCAGGGCCGCAGGAGAGAGCTGCTCCACAGCGAG